A window of the Agrococcus jejuensis genome harbors these coding sequences:
- the qcrA gene encoding cytochrome bc1 complex Rieske iron-sulfur subunit has translation MQDVELHRDAALERSSEFENPGLPPHRKRQTDLHPEKAKRAERTVFTWFLVSALGSIIAVAAYIAVPITPGDLTTTRMNNLLLGLGIALALLSIGIGAVHWSKQLMSDEEHVDPRHATRGSDATRAKAVEVFTLGDQESGFSRRSLIRNSLIGALAVVPLPAVVLFRDLAPADEVPTDVFAHTMWETGTRLCLDPTGTPIRAEDVSYGSAFHVIPEGLEESHHPLDEKAMAAVLLMRLPADALNESPERAGWSYDGIVAYSKICTHVGCPVALYEQQTHHLLCPCHQSTFDVKNHCKVIFGPAKRPLPQLPITVDDEGYLIAQRDFTEPIGPSYFERLHDVDEDEHVQVAGTTTEQRA, from the coding sequence ATGCAGGACGTCGAGCTCCACCGCGACGCGGCGCTCGAGCGATCGAGCGAGTTCGAGAACCCTGGGCTGCCCCCGCACCGGAAGCGCCAGACCGACCTCCACCCCGAGAAGGCGAAGCGCGCCGAGCGCACGGTCTTCACGTGGTTCCTCGTGTCGGCACTCGGCTCGATCATCGCCGTCGCGGCGTACATCGCCGTGCCGATCACGCCGGGCGACCTCACGACCACCAGGATGAACAACCTCCTCCTGGGCCTCGGCATCGCGCTCGCGCTGCTGTCGATCGGCATCGGTGCCGTGCACTGGTCGAAGCAGCTCATGAGCGACGAGGAGCACGTCGACCCGCGTCACGCGACGCGCGGCTCCGACGCGACCCGTGCCAAGGCCGTCGAGGTCTTCACGCTCGGCGACCAGGAGTCGGGCTTCTCGCGCCGCTCGCTCATCCGCAACTCGCTCATCGGCGCCCTCGCCGTCGTGCCGCTGCCCGCCGTCGTGCTCTTCCGCGACCTCGCGCCGGCCGACGAGGTGCCGACGGACGTGTTCGCCCACACCATGTGGGAGACGGGCACGCGACTGTGCCTCGACCCCACGGGCACCCCCATCCGTGCCGAGGACGTGTCCTACGGCTCCGCGTTCCACGTGATCCCCGAGGGTCTCGAGGAGTCGCACCACCCGCTCGACGAGAAGGCCATGGCAGCCGTGCTGCTCATGCGCCTGCCCGCCGACGCGCTGAACGAGTCCCCCGAGCGTGCAGGCTGGTCGTACGACGGCATCGTCGCCTACTCCAAGATCTGCACCCACGTCGGCTGCCCCGTCGCCCTGTACGAGCAGCAGACGCACCACCTGCTCTGCCCGTGCCACCAGTCGACGTTCGACGTGAAGAACCACTGCAAGGTGATCTTCGGCCCCGCGAAGCGCCCCCTGCCCCAGCTGCCGATCACGGTCGACGACGAGGGCTACCTCATCGCACAGCGCGACTTCACCGAGCCCATCGGCCCCTCGTACTTCGAGCGTCTCCACGACGTCGACGAGGATGAGCACGTGCAGGTCGCCGGCACCACCACGGAGCAGCGCGCATGA
- the qcrC gene encoding cytochrome bc1 complex diheme cytochrome c subunit, translating into MAHRSKKTGRRHPLASLGLLVLGLVAAGGVSTFVGQVASADASSQATTQLTVDDGEQLFQANCASCHGVNAEGTPEGPSLIGVGAASVDFQVMTGRMPLAFSGPQGMARTPQFSQEQSDAMGEYIAAMAPGPDVPSEEVLDTADANVANGGEIFRINCAMCHNVAGAGGALTEGKFAPDLHDIDAAHIYEAMLTGPQNMPVFNDDNISPEEKADIIAYLHFLDENPSVGGFDLGSLGPVSEGLFIWIFGLGGIVAITVWLTAKPN; encoded by the coding sequence TTGGCACACCGCAGCAAGAAGACCGGCAGGCGACACCCGCTCGCGAGCCTCGGTCTCCTCGTGCTCGGCCTCGTCGCAGCAGGCGGCGTCTCGACGTTCGTCGGGCAGGTCGCATCCGCAGACGCGTCGTCGCAGGCGACGACGCAGCTCACGGTCGACGACGGCGAGCAGCTCTTCCAGGCGAACTGCGCCTCCTGCCACGGCGTCAACGCCGAGGGCACGCCCGAGGGCCCGAGCCTCATCGGCGTCGGCGCGGCCTCGGTCGACTTCCAGGTCATGACGGGTCGCATGCCGCTCGCGTTCTCCGGCCCGCAGGGCATGGCGCGCACGCCGCAGTTCTCGCAGGAGCAGTCCGACGCGATGGGCGAGTACATCGCCGCCATGGCGCCCGGACCCGACGTGCCGAGCGAGGAGGTGCTCGACACCGCCGACGCGAACGTGGCGAACGGTGGCGAGATCTTCCGCATCAACTGCGCCATGTGCCACAACGTGGCCGGCGCCGGCGGTGCGCTCACCGAGGGCAAGTTCGCCCCCGACCTGCACGACATCGACGCCGCGCACATCTACGAGGCCATGCTCACGGGCCCGCAGAACATGCCGGTGTTCAACGACGACAACATCTCGCCCGAGGAGAAGGCCGACATCATCGCCTACCTCCACTTCCTCGACGAGAACCCGAGCGTCGGCGGCTTCGACCTGGGCTCGCTCGGCCCCGTGTCCGAGGGTCTGTTCATCTGGATCTTCGGCCTCGGCGGCATCGTGGCGATCACGGTCTGGCTGACGGCGAAGCCCAACTGA
- the ctaE gene encoding aa3-type cytochrome oxidase subunit III — protein sequence MTSTSLSHPGTTQLVRRPNSVAVGTIVWLGSEVMFFAALFAIYFTLRSTTGDLFQNESSLLNVPFATINTTILVLSSVTCQFGVFAAERLQKERTGALWNVKAWGMVEWFFLTYAMGAVFIILQVFEYAVLVHEGVTLATSAYGSAFYITTGFHGLHVSGGLIAFLFVIGRAYAVKHFGHKEATSAIVVSYYWHFVDVVWIALYLIIYWLR from the coding sequence GTGACCAGCACCTCCCTCTCCCACCCTGGGACGACGCAGCTCGTGCGTCGACCCAACAGCGTCGCGGTCGGGACCATCGTGTGGCTGGGCAGCGAGGTCATGTTCTTCGCGGCTCTCTTCGCGATCTACTTCACCCTGCGCTCCACCACCGGCGACCTGTTCCAGAACGAGTCCTCGCTGCTGAACGTGCCGTTCGCGACGATCAACACGACGATCCTCGTGCTGTCGTCGGTGACGTGCCAGTTCGGCGTCTTCGCGGCCGAGCGTCTGCAGAAGGAGCGCACGGGCGCGCTGTGGAACGTCAAGGCCTGGGGCATGGTCGAGTGGTTCTTCCTCACCTACGCCATGGGCGCCGTCTTCATCATCCTGCAGGTGTTCGAGTACGCCGTCCTCGTGCACGAGGGCGTGACGCTCGCGACCAGCGCGTACGGCTCGGCGTTCTACATCACCACGGGCTTCCACGGCCTCCACGTCTCGGGCGGCCTCATCGCCTTCCTCTTCGTGATCGGGCGCGCCTACGCGGTGAAGCACTTCGGTCACAAGGAGGCGACCAGCGCCATCGTCGTGTCGTACTACTGGCACTTCGTCGACGTGGTCTGGATCGCCCTGTACCTCATCATCTACTGGCTCCGCTAG
- the trpD gene encoding anthranilate phosphoribosyltransferase: MEPKSWPGVLETLLTPDDLTIGQAEWAMDQVVTGRAEPAQLGAFLAALRAKRESVDELVGFRDAILANAVDLPGESLVLDIVGTGGDRHGTVNVSTMASIVCAAAGVPVLKHGNRAVSSLTGASDVLTELGVIPDDDDPAVVRAILDEAGISFAWAMRFHPGFRHAGPVRAAMGVSTVFNQLGPLVHPARPEVTACGVADRSRIQNFVGVFATRGGTAFVFRGEDGLDELTTTGHSELWEVVRGDVVEHDVDPRELGIPLATMGDLVGGDPKANADTVRRTMAGEQGPVRDIVLLNAAAALAAWRVHADPRQGDRSLRERMAETLLVAADAIDSGAAATTLERWRAAAARTRTGA, encoded by the coding sequence ATGGAGCCCAAGTCCTGGCCCGGCGTCCTCGAGACGCTGCTGACCCCCGATGATCTCACGATCGGGCAGGCGGAATGGGCGATGGACCAGGTCGTCACCGGCCGCGCGGAGCCTGCGCAGCTCGGCGCGTTCCTCGCGGCCCTCCGCGCCAAGCGGGAGTCGGTCGACGAGCTCGTCGGATTCCGGGATGCGATCCTCGCGAACGCCGTGGATCTCCCGGGCGAGTCGCTCGTGCTCGACATCGTCGGCACGGGCGGCGACCGTCACGGCACCGTCAACGTCTCGACCATGGCGTCGATCGTCTGCGCCGCGGCCGGCGTGCCGGTGCTGAAGCACGGCAACCGCGCCGTGTCGTCGCTCACGGGCGCGTCCGACGTGCTGACGGAGCTCGGCGTCATCCCCGACGACGACGACCCCGCGGTCGTGCGGGCGATCCTCGACGAGGCCGGCATCTCGTTCGCGTGGGCCATGCGCTTCCACCCCGGATTCCGACACGCCGGACCCGTGCGTGCCGCGATGGGCGTGTCGACGGTGTTCAACCAGCTCGGCCCGCTCGTGCACCCCGCGCGTCCCGAGGTCACGGCGTGCGGCGTCGCCGACCGCTCGCGCATCCAGAACTTCGTCGGCGTCTTCGCGACGCGCGGCGGCACGGCGTTCGTGTTCCGCGGCGAGGACGGTCTCGACGAGCTCACGACCACGGGCCACTCCGAGCTGTGGGAGGTCGTGCGCGGCGACGTCGTCGAGCACGACGTCGACCCGCGCGAGCTCGGCATCCCGCTCGCGACGATGGGCGACCTCGTCGGCGGCGACCCCAAGGCCAACGCCGACACCGTGCGCCGCACGATGGCAGGGGAGCAGGGGCCCGTGCGAGACATCGTGCTGCTCAACGCCGCCGCAGCCCTCGCGGCGTGGCGCGTGCACGCCGACCCGCGTCAGGGCGACCGGTCGCTGCGCGAGCGCATGGCCGAGACGCTGCTCGTCGCCGCCGACGCCATCGACTCGGGTGCGGCCGCGACGACCCTCGAGCGCTGGCGCGCCGCCGCGGCGCGCACCCGAACGGGCGCCTGA
- the glpK gene encoding glycerol kinase GlpK, whose translation MADDYVIAIDQGTTSTRAILFDHAGSIVSTGQLEHEQIFPQAGWVEHDPKEIWNNAREVIGQALSKANVTRHNVKAIGITNQRETAVVWDKTTGEPVYNAIVWQDTRTQKIVDRLADGDVERYKAKVGLPLATYFSGTKIVWILENVEGAREKAEAGDLLFGTTDTWVLWNLTGGVDGGVHATDVTNASRTLFMDLETLSWDESILADFGVPASMLPEIKSSSGEFGVASDASLLRETPITGILGDQQAATFGQAAFDKGEAKNTYGTGNFLIFNTGEEIVHSKNGLLTTVGYKIGDEPTHYALEGSIAVTGSLIQWLRDNLGIIDSAPAVEQLATSVDDNGGAYFVPAFSGLFAPYWRPDARGALVGLTRYVNKGHIARAALESTAFQTAEVVDAVNADSGVDLTELKVDGGMVANDLLMQFQADILRVAVVRPVVAETTALGAAYAAGLAVGFWGGLDDLRKNWQEDKRWEPQLDEAERERTYRNWKKAVQKTLDWVDDDVQ comes from the coding sequence ATGGCCGACGACTACGTCATCGCGATCGATCAGGGCACCACCTCGACGCGAGCCATCCTGTTCGACCACGCCGGGAGCATCGTCTCGACGGGTCAGCTCGAGCACGAGCAGATCTTCCCCCAGGCCGGATGGGTCGAGCACGACCCGAAGGAGATCTGGAACAACGCGCGCGAGGTCATCGGCCAGGCGCTCTCGAAGGCCAACGTCACCCGCCACAACGTGAAGGCCATCGGCATCACGAACCAGCGCGAGACCGCCGTCGTCTGGGACAAGACCACCGGCGAGCCCGTGTACAACGCCATCGTCTGGCAGGACACGCGCACGCAGAAGATCGTCGACCGGCTCGCCGACGGCGACGTCGAGCGCTACAAGGCCAAGGTGGGCCTGCCGCTCGCGACGTACTTCTCCGGCACGAAGATCGTGTGGATCCTCGAGAACGTCGAGGGTGCGCGCGAGAAGGCCGAGGCGGGCGACCTGCTGTTCGGCACGACCGACACGTGGGTGCTGTGGAACCTCACGGGCGGCGTCGACGGCGGCGTGCACGCGACCGACGTGACGAACGCGTCCCGCACGCTCTTCATGGACCTCGAGACGCTCTCGTGGGACGAGTCGATCCTCGCCGACTTCGGCGTGCCGGCCTCGATGCTCCCCGAGATCAAGTCGTCGTCGGGCGAGTTCGGCGTCGCGAGCGACGCGAGCCTGCTGCGCGAGACGCCCATCACGGGCATCCTCGGAGACCAGCAGGCGGCGACGTTCGGCCAGGCGGCCTTCGACAAGGGCGAGGCGAAGAACACCTACGGCACGGGCAACTTCCTCATCTTCAACACGGGGGAGGAGATCGTCCACTCGAAGAACGGCCTGCTCACGACCGTCGGCTACAAGATCGGCGACGAGCCCACGCACTACGCGCTCGAGGGCTCGATCGCCGTGACGGGCTCGCTCATCCAGTGGCTGCGCGACAACCTCGGCATCATCGACAGCGCTCCTGCGGTCGAGCAGCTCGCGACGAGCGTCGACGACAACGGCGGCGCGTACTTCGTGCCGGCGTTCTCGGGCCTCTTCGCCCCGTACTGGCGTCCAGACGCCCGCGGTGCGCTCGTGGGCCTCACGCGCTACGTGAACAAGGGCCACATCGCCCGCGCGGCGCTCGAGTCGACGGCGTTCCAGACGGCGGAGGTCGTGGATGCGGTGAACGCCGACTCCGGCGTGGACCTCACCGAGCTCAAGGTCGACGGCGGCATGGTGGCGAACGACCTGCTCATGCAGTTCCAGGCCGACATCCTGCGCGTCGCGGTCGTGCGCCCGGTCGTCGCCGAGACGACGGCGCTCGGCGCCGCCTACGCCGCCGGCCTCGCGGTCGGCTTCTGGGGCGGGCTCGACGACCTGCGCAAGAACTGGCAGGAGGACAAGCGCTGGGAGCCGCAGCTCGACGAGGCCGAGCGCGAGCGCACCTACCGCAACTGGAAGAAGGCCGTGCAGAAGACCCTCGACTGGGTCGACGACGACGTGCAGTAG
- a CDS encoding MIP/aquaporin family protein: MLLLLGAGVVANVVLAKTKGFGGGFLMINFGWGLAVFAGVLVSGYSGAQLNPAVTVGLIANGLATGAEVPWAAYMISILGQFVGAFIGAVLAWAAYKQHFDAEEDPGAKLGTFSTGPGIRSYGWNLVTEIIATFVLVFVILSFGLNGGGGDATVVGPLGALAVAFTVVAIGASLGGPTGYAINPARDLAPRIAHAVLPIKGKGDSDWGYAWVPVVGPLIGGALAGLLAPVLLASGMA, encoded by the coding sequence ATGCTGCTGCTCCTCGGTGCCGGCGTCGTCGCGAACGTCGTCCTCGCGAAGACGAAGGGCTTCGGCGGCGGCTTCCTCATGATCAACTTCGGCTGGGGACTCGCGGTCTTCGCAGGCGTCCTCGTCTCCGGCTACTCGGGTGCGCAGCTCAACCCGGCCGTCACGGTCGGCCTCATCGCCAACGGCCTCGCCACGGGCGCCGAGGTGCCGTGGGCCGCGTACATGATCTCGATCCTCGGCCAGTTCGTCGGCGCCTTCATCGGTGCCGTGCTCGCCTGGGCGGCGTACAAGCAGCACTTCGACGCCGAGGAGGACCCGGGCGCGAAGCTCGGCACCTTCTCGACCGGCCCCGGCATCCGCTCGTACGGCTGGAACCTCGTCACCGAGATCATCGCGACGTTCGTGCTCGTGTTCGTCATCCTCTCGTTCGGCCTCAACGGCGGCGGCGGCGACGCGACGGTCGTCGGCCCGCTCGGCGCCCTCGCGGTGGCCTTCACGGTCGTCGCGATCGGTGCCTCGCTCGGTGGCCCCACGGGCTACGCCATCAACCCGGCCCGTGACCTCGCGCCCCGCATCGCCCACGCCGTCCTGCCCATCAAGGGCAAGGGCGACAGCGACTGGGGCTACGCGTGGGTGCCCGTCGTGGGACCGCTCATCGGTGGCGCGCTCGCCGGCCTCCTCGCGCCCGTGCTGCTCGCGAGCGGCATGGCCTGA